A single window of Archangium gephyra DNA harbors:
- a CDS encoding dihydrodipicolinate reductase, with protein MPRASAGPVPVVVMGLGVIGQEIARAAQLSPEVELIGAVDANPQLVGRPLSDVLGGPALKVKVAGTLEAAVGRRKGAVLLHATGSRLEQVMDQLLEALKLGLPIVSTCEELAFPFLKYPELAEKLDRAAQAAGVAVLGTGVNPGFVMDRLVAVAGQACGPVRHATVTRVVDARTRREALQRKVGAGLSEDEFFALVDKDQMGHVGLVESAALCALGLGMDCDDFEEEIVPVFAEEDILDGAFPVKKGRVAGIFQSAVGLEEGQERVRLELTIAVGADNPGDRIEIEADPKLVLEIRGGVPGDRATANTLVNAAPRVTAAEAGLLTVLELPAGR; from the coding sequence ATGCCTAGAGCCTCCGCAGGGCCGGTCCCGGTGGTGGTCATGGGGTTGGGAGTCATCGGGCAGGAGATCGCCAGGGCGGCCCAGCTCTCACCTGAGGTGGAGTTGATCGGTGCCGTGGACGCCAACCCCCAGTTGGTGGGGCGTCCCCTGTCGGATGTGCTCGGGGGCCCCGCACTGAAGGTGAAGGTGGCTGGCACGCTGGAGGCGGCCGTGGGACGGCGCAAGGGCGCCGTGCTGCTGCATGCCACCGGCTCGCGCCTGGAGCAGGTCATGGACCAGCTGCTCGAGGCGCTCAAGCTCGGCCTGCCCATCGTCTCCACCTGTGAGGAGCTGGCCTTCCCCTTCCTCAAGTATCCCGAGCTGGCCGAGAAGCTGGATCGCGCGGCGCAAGCCGCCGGGGTGGCGGTGCTCGGCACCGGCGTCAATCCGGGCTTCGTGATGGATCGGCTGGTGGCGGTGGCGGGCCAGGCCTGCGGCCCGGTGCGCCATGCCACGGTGACGCGCGTGGTGGACGCGCGCACCCGCCGCGAAGCGCTGCAGCGCAAGGTGGGCGCCGGCCTGTCCGAGGACGAGTTCTTCGCCCTGGTGGACAAGGATCAGATGGGGCACGTGGGCCTGGTGGAGAGCGCGGCCCTGTGCGCGCTGGGGCTCGGCATGGACTGCGACGACTTCGAGGAGGAGATCGTCCCCGTCTTCGCCGAGGAGGACATCCTGGATGGAGCCTTCCCGGTGAAGAAGGGCCGGGTGGCGGGAATCTTCCAGTCCGCCGTGGGTCTGGAGGAAGGGCAGGAGCGGGTTCGGTTGGAGCTCACCATCGCGGTGGGGGCTGACAATCCGGGGGATCGCATCGAGATTGAGGCGGACCCGAAGCTGGTGCTGGAGATTCGCGGGGGCGTGCCCGGTGACCGGGCCACCGCCAACACGCTGGTGAACGCCGCCCCGCGCGTGACGGCCGCCGAGGCCGGCCTCTTGACCGTGCTCGAGCTACCGGCCGGTCGTTGA
- a CDS encoding MaoC family dehydratase N-terminal domain-containing protein, which translates to MLDKNAIGRASPPFLNEVEKGAIRRFAESLGDYNPIYYDEEYARASGYPTVVAPPTFPASFSSAADLRELLGVGIKSLLHAEQSFEYERPIFAGDRIFVATRVSDVLERTGPAGKMDVAVIEDEGRDEEGNLVFRARRTLIVRAAKENP; encoded by the coding sequence ATGCTGGACAAGAACGCGATCGGCCGGGCCTCCCCGCCGTTCCTGAACGAGGTGGAGAAGGGCGCCATCCGGCGCTTCGCCGAGTCCCTCGGCGATTACAACCCCATCTATTACGACGAGGAGTATGCGCGGGCCTCGGGCTACCCCACGGTAGTGGCCCCGCCCACCTTCCCGGCGTCCTTCAGCTCCGCGGCGGATCTGCGCGAGCTGCTGGGGGTGGGCATCAAGAGCCTGCTGCACGCCGAGCAGTCCTTCGAGTACGAGCGCCCCATCTTCGCCGGTGACCGCATCTTCGTCGCCACCCGGGTGTCGGACGTGCTCGAGCGGACCGGCCCGGCGGGCAAGATGGATGTCGCCGTCATCGAGGACGAGGGCCGGGACGAGGAAGGCAACCTCGTGTTCCGCGCCCGCCGGACGCTCATCGTCCGCGCCGCCAAGGAGAATCCGTAA
- a CDS encoding MaoC family dehydratase produces MPARKLYFEGIRVGDELPALAKAPIDRVQLSRYAGASGDFNPVHVDEVYAKSVGMPSVYAPGMLVMGMLGQLISDWARGGQLRRYHVRFIKMVWPGDTVVCKGRVSDRHGEGGRYFVDVELWAENQRGELVMKGNSTIQLFFSLEDENRQRAGQSPIVVEVPRESLLQASATQTGGEGEEDDERRAASMSGKKTTGSKPAAKTATAPAASPASAASAAAKKAKK; encoded by the coding sequence ATGCCCGCGCGCAAGCTCTATTTCGAAGGCATCCGCGTCGGCGACGAGCTGCCGGCGCTGGCCAAGGCCCCCATCGACCGCGTGCAGCTGTCGCGCTACGCCGGTGCCTCGGGTGATTTCAACCCCGTCCACGTGGACGAGGTGTACGCCAAGAGCGTGGGCATGCCCTCCGTGTATGCCCCGGGCATGCTCGTCATGGGCATGCTGGGCCAGCTCATCAGCGACTGGGCCCGTGGCGGCCAGCTGCGCCGCTACCACGTGCGTTTCATCAAGATGGTGTGGCCCGGTGACACCGTCGTCTGCAAGGGCCGCGTGAGCGACCGGCACGGCGAGGGCGGCCGCTACTTCGTCGACGTGGAGCTGTGGGCGGAGAACCAGCGCGGTGAGCTGGTGATGAAGGGCAACTCCACCATCCAGCTCTTCTTCTCGCTGGAGGACGAGAACCGGCAGCGCGCCGGCCAGTCCCCCATCGTCGTGGAAGTGCCGCGCGAGAGCCTCCTCCAGGCCTCCGCCACCCAGACGGGCGGCGAGGGCGAGGAGGACGACGAGCGCAGGGCCGCCAGCATGTCTGGCAAGAAGACGACGGGCTCCAAGCCGGCCGCCAAGACGGCCACGGCGCCCGCGGCCTCACCGGCCTCCGCGGCCTCCGCGGCCGCGAAGAAGGCCAAGAAGTAG
- a CDS encoding acyl-CoA dehydrogenase: protein MSAGINTYKTDLREIFFTLFEQFGFGQVAGQAPFDAWGPDEAKAVLQETYRFAKDVLGPLNSSGDREGCRLENGAVITPKGFKDAWKKLYEQGFKTVAVSPDHGGQGGPIMLQVLIEEILSGANSAFNMYPGLAFGAAELIAECGTSEQKKLYVERMLNGTWGGTMCLTEPHAGSDVGAAKSSARKNADGTYSIRGTKIFISGGDHDLAENVVHLVLARIEGAAPGTKGLSLFIVPKIRVNADGSLAGSNDVSVGSIEHKMGIRASATCVLNFGENDGCVGELVGGIENVGMSQMFKMMNGARIAVGIQGVALASAAYFNALEYAKDRKQGAHLSKWKDPSAPRVPIIEHPDVRRMLLEMKAHVEGIRALIVKLAMHTDKAQMLAGKDDDQAAYHRGQVELLTPLVKSYASDQAFRLCAQAIQVYGGAGYCQDYPVEQYTRDSKIFSIYEGTNHIQAMDLVGRKMGQSGGANFQQFMADVGGFIEANREHKVLGEAVKQLAAAQEGVMASAMAVLGWSQDPSKMTLIPLSANRFLNMMSELAVGWLLLDAAIIAERVGEKATGDEKAFYEGKKFSALWYARNVLPNVEQAARMMATEDTSSVEISNNAFGSI, encoded by the coding sequence ATGTCCGCCGGCATCAACACCTACAAGACCGACCTTCGGGAAATCTTCTTCACGCTGTTCGAGCAGTTCGGCTTCGGCCAGGTCGCGGGGCAGGCCCCCTTTGATGCCTGGGGACCGGATGAGGCGAAGGCCGTCCTCCAGGAGACGTACCGCTTCGCGAAGGATGTGCTCGGGCCCCTCAACTCCTCGGGTGACCGGGAGGGCTGCCGGCTGGAGAACGGCGCGGTCATCACCCCCAAGGGCTTCAAGGACGCCTGGAAGAAGCTCTACGAGCAGGGCTTCAAGACGGTGGCGGTGAGCCCGGACCATGGCGGCCAGGGCGGCCCCATCATGCTCCAGGTGCTCATCGAGGAGATCCTCTCGGGGGCCAACTCGGCCTTCAACATGTACCCGGGCCTGGCCTTCGGCGCGGCGGAACTGATCGCCGAGTGCGGCACCTCGGAGCAGAAGAAGCTGTACGTGGAGCGCATGCTCAACGGCACCTGGGGCGGCACCATGTGCCTCACCGAGCCGCATGCCGGCTCGGACGTGGGCGCGGCCAAGTCGAGCGCGCGCAAGAACGCGGACGGCACCTACAGCATCCGCGGCACGAAGATCTTCATCTCGGGCGGTGACCACGATCTGGCGGAGAACGTGGTGCACCTGGTGCTGGCGCGCATCGAGGGCGCGGCGCCGGGGACCAAGGGCCTGTCGCTCTTCATCGTGCCGAAGATCCGCGTGAACGCGGACGGCAGCCTGGCGGGGAGCAATGACGTCTCGGTGGGCTCCATCGAGCACAAGATGGGCATCCGGGCGTCCGCCACCTGTGTGCTGAACTTCGGCGAGAACGACGGCTGTGTGGGCGAGCTGGTGGGCGGCATCGAGAACGTCGGCATGAGCCAGATGTTCAAGATGATGAACGGCGCGCGCATCGCGGTGGGCATCCAGGGCGTGGCGCTGGCGAGCGCGGCGTACTTCAACGCGCTGGAGTACGCGAAGGATCGCAAGCAGGGCGCGCACCTGAGCAAGTGGAAGGACCCGTCGGCGCCGCGCGTGCCCATCATCGAGCACCCGGACGTGCGCCGCATGCTGCTGGAGATGAAGGCGCACGTGGAGGGCATCCGCGCGCTCATCGTCAAGCTGGCCATGCACACGGACAAGGCGCAGATGCTGGCGGGCAAGGACGATGATCAGGCGGCCTACCACCGCGGGCAGGTGGAGCTGCTGACGCCGCTGGTGAAGTCGTACGCGTCGGACCAGGCCTTCCGGCTGTGCGCGCAGGCCATCCAGGTGTACGGCGGCGCGGGCTACTGCCAGGACTACCCGGTGGAGCAGTACACGCGCGACTCGAAGATCTTCTCCATCTACGAGGGCACCAACCACATCCAGGCGATGGATCTGGTGGGCCGGAAGATGGGGCAGTCGGGCGGCGCGAACTTCCAGCAGTTCATGGCGGACGTGGGCGGCTTCATCGAGGCGAACCGCGAGCACAAGGTGCTCGGCGAGGCGGTGAAGCAGCTGGCGGCGGCGCAGGAAGGCGTGATGGCGAGCGCCATGGCCGTGCTGGGCTGGTCGCAGGATCCGTCGAAGATGACGCTCATCCCGCTGTCGGCCAACCGCTTCCTGAACATGATGTCGGAGCTGGCCGTGGGCTGGCTGCTGCTGGACGCGGCCATCATCGCCGAGCGCGTGGGCGAGAAGGCCACGGGCGACGAGAAGGCCTTCTACGAGGGCAAGAAGTTCAGCGCCCTGTGGTACGCGCGCAACGTGCTGCCCAACGTGGAGCAGGCGGCCCGGATGATGGCGACCGAGGACACCTCCTCGGTGGAGATCTCCAACAACGCCTTCGGCAGCATCTGA
- the pheA gene encoding chorismate mutase, translated as MATRKTRKQSLPPSRQQQPEPVRPKDSARLQELRRKIDAVDQRLVRLLNERASLVVEVGKSKRAEGTPIYAPHREAEVLRKVLSSNKGPLSDRAVEGIYRELMSGSFALEQPLRIGYLGPPGSNSHAAAFKQFGSSVDYEDLREIGGVFTEVRRGHVNYGLVPIENSLGGGIVETLDAFKANAQHISVYGEVQIAVHHALLANCQPSQVRRIHSKPEIFQQCRNWLSTQYPGVELMPAASSSRAAQIAADECRKALEIGAEPGSAAIGTALAGQLYGLNVLFPRIEDDPNNITRFVIIARQNARPTGDDKTSLMFTTDDKPGALVSVLGVFQSAGINLSHIDKRPQGRERWTYTFFVDALGHREDPAMVAAIEQAQTHCRELFVLGSYPRSRRIL; from the coding sequence ATGGCCACCAGGAAGACCCGAAAGCAGAGCCTCCCTCCCTCCCGTCAGCAGCAGCCCGAGCCGGTCCGGCCCAAGGACTCGGCCAGGCTCCAGGAACTGCGCCGGAAGATCGACGCCGTGGACCAGCGCCTGGTTCGACTGCTGAACGAGCGGGCGAGCCTCGTCGTCGAGGTGGGCAAGAGCAAGCGCGCCGAGGGCACCCCCATCTACGCCCCGCACCGCGAGGCCGAGGTGCTGCGCAAGGTCCTCTCCTCCAACAAGGGACCGCTGAGCGACCGGGCCGTGGAGGGCATCTACCGCGAGCTGATGAGCGGCTCCTTCGCGCTCGAGCAGCCGCTGCGCATCGGGTACCTGGGCCCGCCCGGTTCCAACTCGCACGCCGCCGCCTTCAAGCAGTTCGGCTCCTCGGTGGACTACGAGGATCTGCGGGAGATCGGTGGCGTCTTCACCGAGGTGCGCCGCGGGCACGTCAACTACGGGCTCGTTCCCATCGAGAACTCGCTGGGTGGCGGCATCGTGGAGACGCTCGATGCCTTCAAGGCCAACGCGCAGCACATCTCCGTCTACGGCGAGGTGCAGATCGCCGTGCACCATGCGCTGCTCGCCAACTGCCAGCCCAGCCAGGTCCGGCGCATCCACTCCAAGCCGGAGATCTTCCAGCAGTGCCGCAACTGGCTGAGCACCCAGTACCCCGGCGTCGAGCTCATGCCCGCGGCCAGCAGCTCGCGCGCCGCGCAGATCGCCGCCGACGAGTGCCGCAAGGCCCTGGAGATCGGTGCCGAGCCTGGCTCGGCCGCCATCGGCACGGCACTCGCCGGGCAGCTCTACGGGCTCAACGTCCTCTTCCCCCGCATCGAGGACGATCCCAACAACATCACCCGCTTCGTCATCATCGCCCGGCAGAACGCCCGGCCCACGGGGGATGACAAGACGTCGCTCATGTTCACCACGGACGACAAGCCCGGCGCGCTGGTGTCGGTGCTCGGCGTCTTCCAGTCCGCCGGCATCAACCTCTCGCACATCGACAAACGGCCGCAGGGGCGGGAGCGGTGGACGTATACGTTCTTCGTCGACGCGCTCGGCCACCGGGAGGACCCGGCCATGGTCGCCGCCATCGAGCAGGCCCAGACGCACTGCCGAGAGCTCTTCGTCCTGGGCAGCTACCCGCGCTCGCGCCGCATCCTGTGA
- a CDS encoding ExbD/TolR family protein: MAMGKTPGDSEGNGEDVGFAEINITPLTDIFLVLLIIFMVTSSVIVQQAPGGAQTGLKVNLPKGGTTDVTARATDLSVAVLSDGRFVLGGNVVGEDELKRAFAKAQEENPDTVVIVQADEGVPHGTVVQVMEMAKSVGLGQLAIGVRDSR, translated from the coding sequence ATGGCGATGGGCAAGACTCCGGGGGACTCCGAGGGCAACGGCGAGGACGTCGGCTTCGCGGAGATCAACATCACCCCGCTGACCGACATCTTCCTGGTGCTGCTCATCATCTTCATGGTGACGAGCTCGGTGATCGTCCAGCAGGCGCCGGGTGGCGCGCAGACGGGCCTGAAGGTGAACCTGCCCAAGGGCGGCACCACCGACGTGACGGCGCGGGCCACGGATCTGTCCGTGGCGGTGCTCTCGGACGGGCGCTTCGTCCTGGGCGGAAACGTGGTCGGCGAGGACGAGCTCAAGCGCGCCTTCGCCAAGGCCCAGGAGGAGAACCCGGACACCGTGGTCATCGTCCAGGCCGACGAGGGCGTGCCCCACGGCACCGTGGTGCAGGTGATGGAGATGGCCAAGAGCGTCGGGCTCGGCCAGCTCGCCATCGGCGTGCGCGACTCGCGGTAG
- a CDS encoding MotA/TolQ/ExbB proton channel family protein: MSLSDLLHYLRIGGVTLASLLLASVVALGVAIERLIALWGVSERSRALGDTVHKHLLRGDITAARTATERSDAAVADIFLAGFDRLERTRGTGDGVESAVERERAQVGLRLRRNLWILATIGSLTPFVGLFGTVAGIMKSFKDLGLDVQAGGSGGSAAVMTGISEALVATAVGILVAVQAMAFYNYFQARLSRVLVELRLMGDEFAELLRERPMNGAPASASSPTAPAPVDASRSQPEA; this comes from the coding sequence ATGAGCCTTTCCGACCTCCTCCACTACCTGCGTATCGGCGGCGTCACCCTCGCCTCCCTCCTCCTCGCCTCCGTGGTGGCCCTGGGTGTGGCCATCGAGCGGCTGATCGCCCTGTGGGGGGTGAGCGAGCGCTCGCGGGCCCTGGGCGACACGGTGCACAAGCACCTGCTGCGCGGGGACATCACCGCCGCCCGTACCGCCACCGAGCGCTCGGACGCGGCCGTGGCGGACATCTTCCTGGCGGGCTTCGATCGCCTCGAGCGCACGCGGGGCACCGGTGACGGCGTGGAGTCCGCGGTGGAGCGCGAGCGCGCCCAGGTGGGCCTGCGGCTGCGGCGCAACCTGTGGATCCTCGCCACCATCGGCTCGCTGACGCCGTTCGTGGGCCTGTTCGGCACGGTGGCCGGCATCATGAAGTCCTTCAAGGACCTGGGCCTGGACGTGCAGGCGGGTGGCTCGGGCGGCAGCGCGGCGGTGATGACGGGCATCTCCGAGGCGCTGGTGGCCACGGCGGTGGGCATCCTCGTGGCCGTGCAGGCCATGGCCTTCTACAACTACTTCCAGGCGCGGCTGTCGCGGGTGCTCGTGGAGCTGCGGCTCATGGGTGACGAGTTCGCCGAGCTGCTGCGCGAGCGGCCCATGAATGGCGCCCCGGCTTCCGCTTCCTCTCCTACTGCTCCGGCTCCGGTGGACGCGTCGCGTTCCCAGCCGGAGGCCTGA
- a CDS encoding DUF4292 domain-containing protein yields the protein MNRAAAAIFLALLCSGCPKRIDFGPQGPITRAEELFRLTSAAQDQVATLQGDGKIRIESPQGSGTVSAFLAVSRPGLLRVEMFDFFNRPIAVLVTDGQRFGLLQFQENKYYQGPATPRNLSRFLPVALPSEELVSVMLGKVPFIPAERMTLTLDEKERLYVLTLHKGGVSQVLHVHPKHLRVVRSQVRGLETYGLEYENFKEQGDFVFPHEVTLRAPGADTSLGLRYTGITLNESPDLTLFDLSAPEDIPVVEVDEGGQSLPPVALPPASPGS from the coding sequence ATGAACCGCGCAGCCGCAGCAATCTTCCTGGCTCTCTTATGTTCAGGCTGTCCCAAGCGCATCGATTTCGGGCCCCAGGGCCCCATCACCCGGGCCGAGGAGCTCTTCCGCCTGACGAGCGCCGCCCAGGACCAGGTGGCCACCCTCCAGGGTGACGGGAAGATCCGGATCGAGTCCCCCCAGGGCTCCGGCACCGTCTCCGCCTTCCTGGCCGTCTCCCGGCCGGGCCTGCTGCGCGTGGAGATGTTCGACTTCTTCAACCGGCCCATCGCCGTGCTCGTCACCGACGGCCAGCGCTTCGGTCTGCTCCAATTCCAGGAGAACAAGTACTACCAGGGGCCGGCCACCCCCCGGAACCTCTCGCGCTTCCTGCCCGTGGCCCTGCCGAGCGAGGAGCTGGTCTCCGTGATGCTCGGCAAGGTGCCCTTCATCCCCGCCGAGCGCATGACGCTCACCCTGGATGAGAAGGAGCGGTTGTACGTCCTCACGCTCCACAAGGGAGGCGTGTCCCAGGTGCTCCACGTCCACCCCAAGCACCTCCGGGTGGTGCGCAGCCAGGTGCGCGGCCTCGAGACCTACGGGCTCGAGTACGAGAACTTCAAGGAGCAGGGGGACTTCGTCTTCCCCCACGAGGTGACGCTCCGGGCCCCCGGCGCCGACACCTCCCTGGGCCTGCGCTACACCGGCATCACCCTCAACGAGTCCCCGGACCTGACGCTCTTCGACCTCTCCGCTCCCGAGGACATCCCCGTCGTCGAGGTGGACGAGGGGGGCCAGTCCCTGCCTCCGGTTGCCCTGCCTCCTGCCTCGCCGGGTTCTTGA
- a CDS encoding general secretion pathway protein GspE, with product MAQIKLGELLIKANVLQESQLKAALAEQAKWGGKLGEILVRMNLVSEDILVRALSKQLAIPAVNLDAVKEIPAHVLNKIPLQTARDFAVLPLQLRDDGKTLVVAISDPLNVRQLDELRAVTKCRIVPNVAGRTAIARSMARFYDDQGELADADTNFKVVDAQGRTVVKNMNAPTAPPPAAPSRTPAPAPMPPAPSREVPSVRGGNGSPVELLRSVEEVQRKEVAALKAMVELLIEKGVFTRDEYLAKVKR from the coding sequence ATGGCACAGATCAAGCTTGGTGAACTGCTGATCAAGGCGAACGTGCTCCAGGAGAGCCAGCTCAAGGCGGCGCTCGCGGAGCAGGCGAAGTGGGGCGGGAAGCTGGGAGAGATCCTGGTGCGGATGAACCTCGTGTCCGAGGACATCCTGGTTCGGGCGTTGTCCAAGCAGCTCGCCATTCCGGCGGTGAACCTGGACGCGGTGAAGGAGATCCCCGCGCACGTGCTCAACAAGATCCCGCTGCAGACGGCGCGGGACTTCGCGGTGCTGCCGCTGCAGCTGCGCGACGACGGCAAGACGCTGGTGGTGGCCATCTCGGACCCGCTCAACGTGCGGCAGCTGGACGAGCTGCGCGCCGTCACCAAGTGCCGGATCGTCCCCAACGTGGCGGGGCGCACGGCCATCGCCCGGTCCATGGCGCGCTTCTACGATGACCAGGGTGAGCTGGCCGACGCGGACACCAACTTCAAGGTGGTGGATGCCCAGGGCCGCACGGTCGTCAAGAACATGAACGCGCCCACCGCGCCTCCGCCGGCCGCTCCCTCCAGGACCCCGGCGCCCGCCCCCATGCCGCCCGCGCCCTCGCGCGAGGTGCCCTCGGTGCGGGGTGGCAACGGCAGCCCGGTGGAGCTCCTGCGCAGCGTGGAGGAGGTGCAGCGCAAGGAAGTGGCCGCTCTCAAGGCCATGGTGGAACTGCTCATCGAGAAGGGTGTGTTCACCCGCGACGAGTACCTGGCGAAGGTCAAGCGTTAA
- a CDS encoding ABC transporter ATP-binding protein, which produces MSEPLLDVRGLKTQLSLEEGPVLAVDDVSFSIPPGGTLGVVGESGCGKSLTALSVMRLVPEPPGRVVGGRILFQGEDLLALPEEKMRRMRGRHLSMVFQEPMTSLNPVYTVGEQISEGVRLHQGLSKAAAREHSVEMLRQVGIPAPEQRVDSYPHQLSGGMRQRVMIAMALACGPELLIADEPTTALDVTIQAQILELLKRLQSERRMAVMLITHDLGVVAESCDAVVVMYAGRVVERAPVKALFRQPAHPYTAGLLRSIPALQETGGAGERPRLKTIPGMVPSLRRLPGGCRFRDRCERALDLCARVEPALELKRDGQEAACHNPVPAP; this is translated from the coding sequence ATGTCCGAGCCCCTCCTGGATGTTCGTGGACTGAAGACCCAGCTCTCCCTGGAGGAGGGCCCGGTGCTGGCCGTGGACGACGTGTCCTTCTCCATTCCGCCTGGCGGCACGCTGGGCGTGGTGGGGGAGAGCGGCTGTGGCAAGAGCCTCACCGCGCTCTCGGTGATGCGGCTGGTGCCCGAGCCGCCCGGCCGTGTGGTGGGCGGGCGGATTCTCTTCCAGGGCGAGGACCTGCTCGCGCTCCCCGAGGAGAAGATGCGCCGCATGCGTGGGCGCCACCTGTCCATGGTGTTCCAGGAGCCGATGACCTCGCTCAACCCCGTCTACACGGTGGGCGAGCAGATCTCCGAGGGGGTGCGGCTGCACCAGGGATTGTCGAAGGCCGCCGCGCGCGAGCACTCGGTGGAGATGCTGCGCCAGGTGGGCATTCCCGCTCCCGAGCAGCGCGTGGACAGCTACCCGCACCAGCTCTCCGGGGGCATGCGCCAGCGGGTGATGATCGCCATGGCGCTCGCGTGTGGGCCGGAGCTGCTCATCGCGGACGAGCCCACCACGGCGTTGGACGTCACCATCCAGGCGCAGATCCTGGAGCTGCTCAAGCGGTTGCAGTCGGAGCGCCGCATGGCGGTGATGCTCATCACCCACGATCTGGGCGTGGTGGCCGAGAGCTGTGATGCGGTGGTGGTGATGTACGCGGGCCGGGTGGTGGAGCGGGCTCCGGTGAAGGCACTCTTCCGCCAGCCGGCGCACCCGTACACGGCGGGGCTGCTGCGCTCGATTCCGGCCCTCCAGGAGACGGGTGGGGCAGGGGAGCGCCCCCGGTTGAAGACGATTCCCGGCATGGTGCCGAGCCTCCGCCGGCTGCCCGGGGGATGCCGCTTCCGGGACCGGTGCGAGCGGGCCCTGGACCTCTGCGCCCGCGTGGAGCCCGCCCTGGAACTCAAGCGCGACGGCCAGGAGGCCGCGTGCCACAACCCGGTGCCCGCGCCATGA
- a CDS encoding ABC transporter ATP-binding protein, whose protein sequence is MTEPLLQVRDVKTHFPVRGGLLGRVRGTVKAVDGVGFDVRRGETLGLVGESGCGKSTLGRTLLRLVEPTAGSIRFEGRELTGLSQRELRPLRRRMQLVFQDPYASLNPRMTVRDILGEPFAIHGLERGPAREAKVGELLDLMGLPRDALGRYPHEFSGGQRQRIGIARAIALRPDLVVADEPISALDVSIQAQIVNLLVDLQRELGLTYIFIAHDLKIVEYVSTRVAVMYLGRIVELADAADLYRKPRHPYTQALLSAVPVPDPEHKRSRIILQGDVPSPLAPPPGCPFHPRCPYAMERCRRETPPLYALGNGHTAACFLVEDEARKATEGGSGVLAQSPS, encoded by the coding sequence ATGACCGAGCCCCTGCTGCAGGTGCGCGACGTGAAGACGCACTTCCCGGTACGCGGGGGGTTGCTCGGGCGCGTGCGGGGCACCGTGAAGGCGGTGGATGGGGTGGGCTTCGACGTGCGGCGCGGCGAGACACTCGGCCTGGTGGGCGAGAGCGGCTGTGGCAAGAGCACGTTGGGGCGCACGCTGCTGCGGCTCGTGGAGCCCACGGCGGGTTCCATCCGCTTCGAGGGCCGTGAGCTGACGGGTCTCTCCCAGCGCGAGCTGCGCCCCCTGCGGCGGCGGATGCAGCTCGTCTTCCAGGATCCGTACGCCTCGCTCAACCCGCGCATGACGGTGCGGGACATCCTGGGCGAGCCCTTCGCCATCCACGGTTTGGAGCGCGGCCCCGCGCGCGAGGCGAAGGTGGGCGAGCTGTTGGATCTGATGGGCCTGCCGCGCGACGCCCTGGGCCGCTACCCGCATGAGTTCTCGGGAGGACAGCGCCAGCGCATCGGCATCGCGCGGGCCATCGCCCTGCGGCCGGACCTGGTGGTCGCCGATGAGCCCATCAGCGCGCTCGACGTCTCCATCCAGGCGCAGATCGTCAACCTGCTGGTGGACCTGCAGCGCGAGTTGGGGCTGACGTACATCTTCATCGCGCACGACCTGAAGATCGTCGAGTACGTGTCCACGCGCGTGGCGGTGATGTACCTGGGCCGCATCGTGGAGCTGGCGGACGCGGCGGACCTGTACCGGAAGCCTCGCCACCCGTACACGCAGGCGCTGCTGTCGGCGGTGCCGGTGCCGGACCCCGAGCACAAGCGCTCGCGCATCATTCTTCAGGGGGACGTGCCGTCGCCGCTCGCGCCACCGCCCGGGTGCCCCTTCCATCCGCGTTGCCCGTACGCCATGGAGCGGTGCCGGCGCGAGACGCCGCCCCTGTATGCGCTGGGCAACGGGCACACCGCCGCGTGCTTCCTGGTGGAGGACGAGGCGCGGAAGGCCACGGAGGGAGGGTCGGGTGTTCTGGCTCAGTCACCATCATGA
- a CDS encoding DUF2085 domain-containing protein: protein MFWLSHHHEEEYNRTYVLGGVRVCARCLGTYPVLLAVMVGLFKVRAPLSWEWDVPVVLGLTLPALVDWAVGRFRPGGGSNAVRTLTGVLLGVALGRSLFIHLQRPLPQVLVWQAALVAVVALPVLLMTYRGSRDG from the coding sequence GTGTTCTGGCTCAGTCACCATCATGAGGAGGAGTACAACCGGACGTACGTGCTCGGCGGCGTGCGGGTGTGCGCGCGCTGCCTGGGGACGTACCCGGTGCTGCTGGCCGTGATGGTGGGCCTCTTCAAGGTGCGGGCGCCCCTGTCGTGGGAGTGGGACGTGCCGGTGGTGCTCGGCCTCACCCTGCCGGCGCTCGTGGACTGGGCGGTGGGGCGCTTCCGTCCAGGCGGTGGCTCCAACGCCGTGCGCACTCTTACGGGTGTACTGCTGGGCGTGGCGCTGGGCCGCTCGTTGTTCATCCACCTCCAGCGGCCCTTGCCTCAGGTCTTGGTGTGGCAGGCGGCCCTGGTGGCCGTGGTCGCGCTCCCCGTTCTGCTCATGACCTATCGCGGCTCAAGGGACGGATAG